The proteins below come from a single Bacteroidota bacterium genomic window:
- a CDS encoding bifunctional phosphoglucose/phosphomannose isomerase, producing the protein MKDKSIQLYDKSNMRKLLIDFHKQVTEAVSIGAKATVNLKKSAIKNIVVTGLGGSAIGSDILRSYLASDLNVPFVVNRHYFLPDFVDKNSLVVVSSYSGNTEETIAAHQDAQKRGAQVLCISSGGETEKLAKKYNHPIIKIPKGYPPRAALGFSFFPLLMALVKIGLIKNRDKEIKETISFLKKKSLQYQKLNSEKNPTLLLASELFKKIPIIYSSADRFDSVNIRWRGQLCENSKVLAFGHTLPEMNHNELVGWKVLKRQMSEMAVIFLRDKADHKRVQIRMNIMQDIMNEYAGNVINISSAGNSPLTRIFSLIYFGDWVSYYLAIINGIDPTPVTIIDYLKNELAKV; encoded by the coding sequence ATGAAAGACAAATCAATTCAACTTTACGATAAATCAAATATGCGGAAACTGCTCATTGATTTTCATAAGCAAGTAACCGAAGCGGTTTCGATAGGTGCAAAAGCAACAGTGAATCTAAAAAAATCAGCTATCAAAAATATTGTTGTAACCGGATTAGGAGGTTCGGCAATCGGCAGCGATATATTACGTTCGTATTTAGCATCCGATTTGAATGTACCGTTCGTCGTGAACCGGCATTATTTCCTGCCCGATTTTGTCGATAAGAACAGCCTGGTTGTTGTTTCGAGTTATTCAGGGAACACTGAAGAAACCATCGCTGCTCATCAGGATGCACAGAAGCGCGGGGCACAAGTTCTTTGTATCTCATCCGGCGGTGAAACAGAAAAATTAGCTAAAAAATACAATCATCCGATAATCAAAATTCCAAAGGGTTATCCTCCACGTGCTGCTTTAGGTTTTTCATTTTTCCCCTTGTTAATGGCATTAGTTAAAATCGGACTTATTAAAAATCGGGATAAAGAAATTAAGGAAACCATATCGTTCTTAAAAAAGAAATCGCTACAATATCAAAAATTAAATTCTGAAAAAAATCCGACACTCTTATTGGCGTCTGAATTATTTAAGAAAATACCAATCATTTATTCGTCCGCCGACCGGTTCGATAGTGTGAACATTCGATGGCGAGGACAGCTTTGCGAGAATTCAAAAGTCTTGGCTTTCGGTCATACCCTTCCTGAAATGAATCACAACGAGTTAGTCGGATGGAAAGTGCTCAAACGCCAGATGTCGGAGATGGCTGTAATATTTTTACGGGACAAAGCCGACCACAAGCGGGTGCAAATTCGTATGAATATAATGCAGGATATTATGAACGAATATGCGGGTAATGTTATAAACATTAGCAGCGCAGGCAACTCGCCGTTAACCCGGATTTTTTCCCTTATCTATTTTGGCGATTGGGTGAGCTATTATCTTGCAATTATCAACGGCATCGATCCAACACCAGTAACTATTATTGATTATCTAAAAAACGAGTTAGCCAAAGTTTAG
- the ptsP gene encoding phosphoenolpyruvate--protein phosphotransferase: protein MTEDKIKSEIIMRGIPAAPGIAIGNIYLYTRDVPSAIERTLNPADIDSEIERLKKAIAKSEKELTKILSFAQAKIGESKSKIFEAQIMILRDQFLIDSLVKRIRSELRNAEFIVNNEISKYEKMMLMAQDDYMHERAHDVDDLKNRIIRNMQSTKLISKFESAAILVSHNLTPADTMIFSRNAVLGYATDKGGITSHAAILSRALKIPAVLGLGDISRRISPGDSLILDGYSGNVIINPSSEQLLKYQIKKERYTQFESNLAQFKSLPAKTLDGRKVELATNIEFEEELEYMLLQGGDGIGLYRTESLLFASDQIPSEEKQYKKYKLFADRVFPNLVIIRTFDIGGDKIAPQTIEEANPFLGWRGIRIFLDRPEILLEQLRAILRASSRKNIAVMFPMVTTVEEVIKAKEYIEIAKAELRSKKIKFDRDIQVGVMIEVPSAAVTADTIAKEVDFLSIGTNDLTQYLLAVDRGNDIISDLYQEFHPSVIHTIRHIIKAGHKEKKWVGMCGELAGNPLATVLLVGLGLDEFSVVPSVLPEIKKIIRSVSYSQAQRLASEVLRLRTTEEVRSYLRHYIEKRFSDILLENNNE, encoded by the coding sequence ATGACTGAAGATAAAATTAAATCGGAAATAATTATGCGGGGAATTCCTGCCGCACCAGGAATTGCCATCGGAAATATTTATCTCTACACACGTGATGTTCCTTCGGCTATCGAACGTACTTTAAACCCCGCGGACATAGATTCTGAAATAGAACGGTTAAAGAAAGCTATTGCAAAATCGGAGAAGGAACTTACAAAAATTTTGTCCTTCGCACAAGCAAAAATCGGAGAGAGCAAATCTAAGATATTCGAAGCACAGATAATGATTTTGCGTGATCAGTTTTTAATCGATTCTCTCGTCAAGCGGATTCGTTCTGAACTCCGCAATGCTGAATTTATAGTTAATAATGAAATCAGCAAATACGAAAAGATGATGTTGATGGCTCAGGACGATTATATGCACGAGCGGGCTCACGATGTTGATGACTTGAAAAATCGTATCATCCGCAATATGCAATCGACAAAACTTATATCCAAGTTTGAATCGGCAGCAATTTTAGTGTCGCACAACCTTACTCCTGCCGATACGATGATATTCAGCAGAAATGCCGTTCTCGGTTATGCAACTGATAAAGGGGGAATTACATCGCACGCTGCAATTCTTTCGAGAGCATTGAAAATTCCTGCAGTTTTGGGGTTAGGTGATATTTCCCGCAGGATTTCTCCCGGCGACTCACTAATACTCGATGGCTACAGCGGCAATGTGATTATTAATCCTTCGTCTGAGCAGCTATTAAAATATCAAATAAAAAAAGAGAGATACACTCAATTCGAATCAAATCTTGCACAGTTTAAATCGCTTCCGGCGAAAACTTTGGATGGACGGAAAGTTGAACTTGCAACTAATATTGAATTCGAAGAAGAACTTGAATATATGTTGTTACAAGGCGGCGACGGAATCGGTTTGTATCGAACCGAAAGTTTATTGTTTGCCAGCGACCAAATTCCGAGTGAGGAGAAACAGTATAAGAAGTATAAACTATTTGCCGATAGAGTTTTTCCGAATCTTGTTATTATTCGAACCTTTGATATCGGCGGCGATAAAATTGCACCGCAAACAATCGAAGAAGCAAACCCGTTCTTAGGTTGGAGGGGAATCCGTATCTTTCTCGACCGTCCTGAAATTTTACTTGAACAACTCCGTGCTATTCTACGGGCAAGCTCAAGGAAAAACATCGCTGTTATGTTCCCCATGGTTACTACCGTCGAAGAAGTTATTAAAGCAAAAGAATACATCGAGATTGCCAAAGCCGAACTTAGATCAAAAAAAATAAAATTCGATCGTGATATTCAAGTTGGCGTTATGATCGAAGTTCCATCTGCCGCTGTTACTGCCGATACTATTGCTAAAGAAGTCGATTTTTTGAGTATCGGAACAAACGATTTAACTCAATATCTGTTGGCAGTCGATCGTGGCAACGATATTATTTCGGATTTATATCAGGAATTTCATCCGAGTGTGATTCATACAATCCGGCATATTATTAAAGCAGGTCATAAGGAAAAAAAATGGGTCGGTATGTGCGGCGAATTGGCTGGCAATCCGCTAGCGACTGTTTTATTGGTCGGTTTAGGTTTAGATGAGTTTAGCGTAGTTCCGTCGGTGCTTCCCGAAATAAAAAAAATTATCCGCTCGGTGAGTTACTCGCAGGCACAAAGACTTGCCAGTGAAGTTTTGAGATTACGCACTACTGAAGAAGTGCGCTCTTACTTACGCCACTATATAGAAAAGAGGTTTTCCGATATACTACTTGAAAACAACAACGAGTAA
- a CDS encoding HPr family phosphocarrier protein, with translation MFEVEVVIKNKAGLHTRPAAQLVKTAAKFKSDFFIYKDGYEINGKSIIGVMTLAAEQGAKLNLRFDGVDQKDAAKAVCELFDRGFDEA, from the coding sequence ATGTTTGAAGTTGAAGTAGTAATTAAAAACAAAGCAGGCTTACATACACGCCCTGCCGCTCAATTAGTAAAAACTGCTGCCAAGTTTAAATCCGATTTTTTTATATATAAAGATGGATATGAAATTAACGGTAAAAGTATAATTGGCGTTATGACACTTGCCGCCGAGCAGGGGGCAAAATTAAATCTCCGGTTTGACGGAGTTGACCAAAAAGATGCGGCAAAAGCAGTTTGTGAATTGTTCGATCGTGGTTTTGATGAAGCATAA
- a CDS encoding polyprenyl synthetase family protein, whose amino-acid sequence MGANKEITVLRQAIEKKMKVLSKRDGFIYKPIEYILTAGGKRLRPIITLLAAESVGGNYRNILDAAVAVELLHTFTLVHDDIIDNADSRRGIKTIHKKWSTNTAILAGDMLAGIAYQSLLKTRCDKLAEIAKVFTNAFITVCEGQDLDIEYGKKDLISVGQYYEMINKKTACLISAAAEIGAIAGGGSKKQVSALRNYGTNLGIAFQINDDLLDIIGKADTLGKPIGKDILEGKKTILLLKALEFAEPGDLALLKQVANGQLIGCKKIESVKNIYHRLGVTDFAQKEIVKYTLKAKRNIAGLKSNQATGLLADLAEKIIHRNS is encoded by the coding sequence ATGGGTGCAAACAAAGAAATTACAGTATTACGACAGGCAATTGAAAAAAAAATGAAGGTGCTATCAAAACGTGATGGCTTCATTTATAAACCGATTGAATATATTCTGACAGCAGGAGGAAAACGGCTGCGTCCAATTATTACATTACTTGCCGCTGAATCTGTCGGTGGTAATTATCGCAACATACTCGATGCGGCTGTTGCTGTTGAACTATTGCACACTTTCACACTCGTCCACGATGATATTATTGATAATGCCGACTCACGAAGAGGCATCAAAACGATTCATAAAAAGTGGTCTACTAACACGGCGATTTTAGCGGGCGATATGCTTGCTGGCATTGCTTATCAATCTCTTTTGAAAACTCGATGCGACAAGTTGGCTGAAATTGCAAAAGTGTTTACAAATGCTTTTATTACAGTGTGCGAAGGACAGGATTTAGATATCGAGTATGGAAAAAAAGACCTGATTTCCGTCGGACAGTATTACGAGATGATAAATAAGAAAACTGCTTGCTTGATTTCGGCTGCCGCCGAAATTGGCGCCATTGCCGGAGGCGGTTCAAAAAAACAAGTTTCTGCCCTTCGAAATTATGGTACTAATCTCGGTATAGCATTTCAAATTAATGACGACTTGTTGGATATTATAGGCAAGGCAGACACTTTAGGTAAGCCGATCGGAAAAGATATTTTAGAGGGCAAAAAAACTATCTTGCTATTAAAAGCCCTCGAATTTGCTGAGCCAGGTGATTTGGCATTACTCAAACAAGTTGCCAACGGGCAGCTGATAGGATGTAAAAAAATTGAGAGCGTTAAAAATATATATCACCGGCTTGGTGTAACGGATTTTGCCCAGAAAGAAATTGTAAAATATACGCTGAAAGCAAAACGAAATATTGCAGGGCTTAAATCCAACCAAGCTACCGGCTTATTGGCAGATCTTGCTGAAAAAATAATTCACAGAAATTCTTAA
- the fni gene encoding type 2 isopentenyl-diphosphate Delta-isomerase: MAAKNQQTSKRKADHIGITLKEDIGFRQKRTGFELYEFEHNALPELNANTIDTSTKFLGKQLSFPFMVSSMTGGFLGAEKINSLLATVCNEFSVAMGVGSQRQALENSKYIKSFKIVRKNAPGIPVIGNIGAAEIALIKNVSHIQRLVDTIQADAFAVHLNPLQEFLQPEGKTDFTGVLKGIENLVKYLNVPIIVKEIGAGISPTVAQKLMNVGVNIIDTAGAGGTSWAGVEIIRRNDDSLADTFWDWGIPTADSIIGIRKLSKKIFIIGSGGIRCGLDIAKALALGANVAASATPILKALKQRGERGISEILSLWKTELRGVMFLVGAKNIETLKKTKIYGCKQRNYSITTGN; the protein is encoded by the coding sequence ATGGCTGCAAAAAATCAACAAACATCAAAACGCAAAGCAGATCATATCGGTATAACTTTGAAAGAAGATATCGGTTTTCGGCAAAAACGAACTGGCTTCGAGTTGTATGAATTTGAACACAACGCTCTTCCCGAATTAAATGCAAACACGATAGATACATCGACTAAATTTTTAGGCAAACAGTTGAGTTTTCCGTTTATGGTTTCATCAATGACCGGAGGATTTTTAGGAGCAGAAAAGATAAATAGTTTACTCGCAACTGTGTGTAACGAATTTTCAGTTGCAATGGGAGTGGGTAGTCAACGTCAGGCATTAGAAAATTCAAAATACATTAAATCATTTAAGATTGTTCGGAAGAATGCACCCGGTATCCCGGTAATAGGAAATATTGGAGCGGCAGAAATTGCTTTAATAAAAAATGTATCACATATCCAAAGATTGGTTGATACTATTCAAGCCGATGCTTTTGCAGTTCATCTAAATCCGCTTCAAGAATTTCTGCAACCCGAAGGCAAAACTGATTTTACAGGTGTTCTCAAAGGGATTGAGAATTTAGTTAAATACTTAAATGTTCCGATTATAGTGAAAGAAATTGGCGCCGGAATTTCTCCAACCGTAGCTCAAAAGTTGATGAATGTCGGTGTCAACATTATAGATACTGCCGGTGCAGGTGGAACAAGTTGGGCTGGGGTAGAAATTATTCGTCGTAATGATGACTCGTTAGCAGATACATTTTGGGACTGGGGAATTCCGACTGCAGATTCGATAATCGGAATCAGAAAATTATCCAAGAAAATTTTTATAATCGGTTCGGGTGGAATTAGATGTGGACTTGATATCGCGAAAGCTCTTGCATTAGGTGCTAATGTCGCCGCATCTGCAACTCCAATTTTAAAAGCTTTAAAACAACGAGGCGAACGAGGTATCAGTGAAATTTTATCTCTGTGGAAAACAGAATTGCGAGGAGTTATGTTTCTTGTGGGTGCAAAAAATATAGAAACTTTAAAGAAAACAAAAATTTATGGGTGCAAACAAAGAAATTACAGTATTACGACAGGCAATTGA
- a CDS encoding FecR family protein — translation MKTINIFLALVILTASVTFGMQSGNSPLAVVTKVINSVDKKNPESDWKKIIKGDPLKIKELVRTGLKSVAIIKFTDKSIIRLLENSELEMLGGKQPKQTLNDMKLQKGSIGFTITKKQNEQYTFSSPTSVASIRGTKGKFHSQDELDILIVTEGIVNLKNLISGKDTDVGSNQIGFSHPDGKLEVRDATPDEIAGCEESLKAGDVRKKNEMQLELRDSDGNKRNLKIDYQE, via the coding sequence ATGAAAACGATAAATATATTTTTAGCATTAGTTATTTTAACAGCTTCTGTAACTTTCGGAATGCAGAGCGGAAACTCACCCCTCGCCGTAGTTACCAAAGTTATTAATTCGGTAGATAAAAAAAATCCCGAGTCCGATTGGAAAAAAATTATAAAGGGCGACCCGCTAAAAATTAAAGAATTAGTGCGAACAGGTCTAAAATCGGTAGCAATAATTAAATTTACTGATAAAAGTATTATACGCCTCCTCGAAAATTCTGAACTCGAAATGTTGGGTGGAAAACAACCGAAGCAAACTTTGAACGATATGAAGCTACAAAAAGGATCCATCGGATTTACCATAACAAAGAAACAAAACGAACAGTACACATTCTCGTCGCCAACATCTGTTGCATCAATCAGAGGCACGAAAGGAAAATTTCATTCTCAGGACGAATTGGATATACTGATTGTAACAGAAGGAATCGTTAATTTAAAAAATTTGATTTCTGGAAAAGATACAGATGTAGGTTCAAATCAGATTGGTTTTTCGCACCCGGACGGGAAGTTAGAAGTGCGGGATGCTACACCCGATGAAATTGCAGGTTGTGAAGAGTCGTTAAAAGCCGGTGATGTCCGGAAAAAAAATGAAATGCAACTCGAACTGCGCGACTCCGACGGAAACAAACGCAACTTAAAGATTGATTACCAAGAATGA